TAAGATGCATGTATATATTAGCTTGTTATGTCTTGCTAGCCAATTGGGCAAATAAATATCAAAATTGTCTTTCGGAGAATCTGAGTATCTGCGGGCCATTATGGTCAATGGACAGAAAAATTTGAAAATGACCAAGGTTATACCTTCCAGTAAAAATAAACCATAACCTATCCAAAGCCATTTGTCTATCTTATTGACGATCACCGCATAAAGCATATAGAAAATTACAAAATTGAAAAATATCCATATCAATGTATGGACTACTTTAATGCATATCAATTTTGTTTCATTATTCATGTTTGTAAGCGATTGATTCGGTCCACAAAGATATTCACAACGTTGAAATGAATATTAACTTGCTACAAAATATTTGGTGATAGATTTATCCGGTAGTTCGGCTCTAAGACGGGCTACCGATAACGAGTGCGTTCTCCCTTGTATACCGAAACGATGTCTTGGAGCCATCGCATCATATTCGGTAGTTCGGCTCCAAGACAGGCTAGCGATATTCTGAGTTTCTTATCTAAGGTTCGAATCCTGACGGGTTATAAAGTCACCTCCCCCTTACCTACGACACCACTTCATTCAACATTAATTTTGTCCATTTTAAAAACTCCTTACATTTGTCTCCGATAGATCGACTTTTAGTAAACAACAGCATCACGAAAACTAAATGAAAAAAAAAATCAAAATATGCTTATCCATACTTACAGTTTTGTTACTCGCATGCCAGTCTTCAAAGAAAATTACCGATGATAATTTTCATAAGTATTGGATTCCACCAAATGGAGTAAGAATCTCAGACAACCTATTTTGCGACCAGACAGAAATAGATAACATTGGATGGTTGGAATACCTTGCTTGGAATAAAAAAATATTTGGCGCTTCATCAGATAAATATATATCAGCATTACCTGACACAACCGTTTGGATAAAAGCAGGTACTTGTCTTCTTCCTTATGATCTCCGTTATTTAAGACACCAGGCATACCAAAACTATCCTTTAGTTGGTGTAACTCAAAAACAGGCTATCGACTATTCCAAATGGCGCTCAGACAGAGTTTTGAAGCTTTATTGATCACAAACAAAGTGATTCAACATGACGCATCACAAACAAAGGAAACTTATTTCACCATTGAAAAATATTTTAATGGCGAATTATCAAATATAATTTCCGAAAAGAAGGTCAACTATTATCCTGATTTCAGATTACCAAATCTAAAGGAAAGGCAACTGATATTATCCTATTCAGACTCACTCGACCAGGCGTATTTCAAAAAGTGCAACTCAGATTACTGCAAAGAGTGCAAGGAACAATATCCGGAAATGTGGAGCAACATTGTACCCTGCCTGAATGACAGTATTACTATTGACCCTACAAGGAACGTTAACTTAGGTTGTGTGCCTAAAAAAGAAAATCCAATTTACAATTTAAGGGGAAATGTGTGTGAATGGATATTAGAACCCAATACTGTCGTAGGCGGAAGCTGGAAAGACGACAGAGAACAAATATTAAAGTCTGATACATTTTACTTATTAGGTACAAATGCCTGGACGGGATTTAGAAATGTCTGCGAATGGAAGAAATGGAAAGAATAATACCTTAATATTCGGTCAGATTGTTTTAAAGTCCTCTACGTTTCTCCCTACACTATTTCATTTAACAGAATTTTGTCAATATTAAAAACTCTGTTATATTTGTCTTTGATCGTTGGGTTTTCCGCGTATAAAAGTTAAAACAGATACCTTTAAAATCATTTATATAGTTTTATTTTTAGGTTGATTTTAAATCAATTTTTGTGGGTAGTTAAGTTGTAGATTTAAGTAAGTTAGAAGCCAACTAAAGAAAAAAATGAGCAAGAAATTGAATATCAGTTTGTTGATTAAAATCAGTGAAGAAAAGTACATCAATGAATTACAAAAAGAAGGTAAATTCTATTGTAACAGTTTTAAGTATTTTAGAGAACTTGAACACGATCGTTATAAAGGTGACCCAAATGAAGGTAAACAATATATAAAGCAGATAGATAAATTGGAATTTTTTTTAGGAGATAAAAGAATTGCTCATGCTAATAATGCTCAACTTTTTCCAAACAAATTTCATAAGGGTAATGTATTTTGTCTTTATGGTTTTCAAACTTCAAACCTTGATTTGACAACTAAAAGGCTGCAAAAAATTAATTTAGAGATTGAATCTGATAAATTAGGCCAATACGCATTGGTAATCTTTAATGTGCCAAAAATTAAAAAAAGATTAGAAGAGATGTTAAAACAGCTTAACATCGATTTTCTATTTAGTCCAGTAATATATTTAAATTTCACAAAGTATGAAGGCAAATTAAGTCCATTTATTAAGTCAGATATATACCAAAATCAATCAGAAATTCGAATTTGGATGCCAAGAGAGACTGAAGAACCATATATATTTTATCACTAGTGTCCGACTAAAAAATTAAAGAGAGGGACGTTTGGTGATCAAACGCCCCTAAATTGTCGTTTAGAAGTTTTACCACAAACAATAAAACGACATGGACAAAGATACGACGATAAAATTTGTCGGACAGCCGATTTTCGCTCAAATCATAAAAATGGTGAGCAAAACAGTATTTAGCCAATTAGTATCGAAACATCAAAGCGACCGCTATTACAAAGAATTTAAGACATGGGATCATTTTGTGTCTCTGATGTTTGCTATCTTGAGTCGATGTGATTCGATTGCTGAAATCATAGATGGAATGGTGGGTTTATCAGGTAAATTACAGTATTTAAGTCTCGGGAAAGTACCTGCGAAGAGTACATTCAGCGATGGGATGCGAAAGAGATCGGATAAATTTTTTGAGGACTTGTACTTTGCCTTGGTCAAAGAGTATTCATCGTTTTTGTCGGACAGCAAGACTCTAGGCAAACAGTTTCAGCAGATGCTACTTATAGATTCAACTACTATCCGATTATTTACCGAAGTACTCAAAGGAGTAGGCCGTAATCGCAAAGATGATGGAAAGAAAAAGGTGGAGCTAAGGTACACATGGTCATCAACGCCTTTGAACAAATAGGCCAGTTTATCGCCATCACACCGGCTAGAACACATGACAAGAAATTTTTGGAGTTACTGGACGTTAAACCACACAGCTTGATGGTATTTGACCGAGCCTACAATCACTATCTTCAGTTTGCCAAATGGTCACAAAACAAGGTCTTCTTCATCACCCGTAAAAAGTCAAATGCTAAATATACCATCGTAAGTACGATCGAAAATCCATCCTTAAAAGGCAAGGAACACGGTGTACATAAAGATCAAATCATAGAATTGCAATACAAAGAGAACAAAGAAGAAAAGTACTACGCTTAAGACTAATAACTTATTACGATGAGAAAGGGATGCCTTACGCCTTCTTAACAAATAGTTTTGAAGAACTAACTGCGGAAGAAGTAGCTGCTTGTTACAAAAAAAGATGGGATATTGAGCTTTTATTTAAGAAGTTAAAACAAAATTTTCAGCTCCATTACTTTTATGGAGAAAACGAAACAGCAATCAAAACACAAATTTGGTGCACCCTCATAGCCCAATTATTATTAACGGTCATACAAAAGCAAAATGCACCACAGAAAGCTTTTTCTACAGTAGCCTGTACAGTCCGAATTCACCTAATCAGCATGCTAGATTTGGTAGAAACTGTAAAAGCGAAGAACAAATATTATGAAAAAGAAGATCCATTGGTTGGACAGCAAGATATTTTTGGAAATACCCTGACATCAAGAAGGATTCGTAAACGGCAAAAGAAAAAAGAAGATACAAGGGGTCACCTTCAAAAATCAGATGAAAACAAGAAAAATACCATTGATAATCAAAGTGTTAACTCAAGTTGATTCACTTTTTCTATTTTTGTCGGATGATAGTGATATTTTATCTTGGCGATATTTCAGATATTTCGTACAAATGTGAAATTGACCATTTAAATAAATTAGAAGCAGAAATTATTAAATAGCCGATCTATTGCTTAATAGAAATAGATAATACTTGAAATAATTAATGAAATTTCGAAATGAGTAGACTTCCTTTTCAGTGCATCTGGATAAATTGGTGGGCTCCAACTATAGTTTTCTCCAGTTTTTACCCTTCCTTATTTGCAATATTCTCTTTCCACACCATTCAATGCACTTGGTCCATAAATCTTACAAACAATTATCAAAATATGATAACATTTTATATTCTATTTACTTTTACCTTTGTGTTTCAATTGAATTTTAGTTTTTATGATGATATTTCGTTCCGGAAAAATTTCCCACGATGATCATGATTGCAACCTAATTTAATATTTTACCGTTTACCATTAGTAAATATTTTTGATGTTTAACAAATTGCTCAGTATTTTCCTTTCAATAAATGTCTTCATCTCTTCGATAGGAGTGATGGCGTTTGAGCATATTTGTGATAAAAACGGAACTACTTCCTCTGTTTTTTTAAGCCTGAAAGTTGCTGTGCCAAAAATCAAAAAAGACGTGCAGTGTTGAATATGTTGCTCATAATCTTGGAAATAAAGGATTGGCCTTTAATAAAAAACCATGTTGTGAAGACAAATCGACTTTTCTGAAAGTAAATACGGTAGTTAATCAGAATGAAATATCAATTCTGCCGGATGTAATTCAGATTCCGGATTTCGATTACGGCAATTCCTTATCATACGCTGGTTGTAATTTTGGGACTTCTGAAGCCCAAAAATTAATAAAATTTTATCTTTATAAACCGCCACTCCCGGACAATCCTAATCTTAGGGTGCTTTACCAGTCTTTTCTTTGTTAATTATTATCTGACTCCGATTTTAGCAATCTGTTATTATTTCATTTATTTGAAATCAGTTGAAAGTGAGCAGAAATGCCGGTTACTGATTGTTTTTCAAAAAATGGTATAATAATCCTGAAAATGAATATATCCATCACACGCAACATGTGAACGTATTCAAAATTTTTAATCAGATAATCAATTTAAACAATGAATTTAAAAATATCAATTTTGCTCATTCTATTTGGCATCCATCTGAATGTATGGGCGCAGGGACCACCCATCACTTTGGATAAACCTATCATGTTGGGTGAAAAAAAGGGAACAGTCAGACCGATGGTCAAAATAGCTGAAAATAAGGTGCATTCCTTTACGGCTTTTATACTGGATGCAGATTATAATATATCCAATAATTTTGCTGTTGCCGCTGAAGTTCCATTGGTATTTCCGGAACATGGAGATACCGGTTTGGGTGATATCGGACTTACTGCCAAATATCAGTTTTTCCGCCGGGATAGAATGGGTGAAACTATCAGAATGACCGCAAGAGTCAAAAATATGTTTGCCACCGGCAAAAAACTGGAAACACCCATATTGGGCATGGGACACAATATGATTTCTGTTGGTGTCATGGCAGCAAGGGAAGCACTCAAGCTTGGTACACAAGCGGAGGTTGGGTACAACATAATGCCTTCTGCAAGCCATCTGAATCACTGGCAATACAAATTGGGATTCGGATTGCCACTTTTGAAACCATCCTATCCTGTAAATCAGATTAATCTGTATTTTGAGACGGAAGGTATCAATCTGGCATCACATGAAGGACAAAGTCAATACGGTTACTATTATGCACAGGGCTTACAATATGCAAAGGGAATTTATACTTTTGACTTGTCTGTACAGTTTCCATTGGCCCAAAGCTTTCACGATGTCCTGACTTTTGAAAGAGGTTTATGGACAGTGATAGGCATGCGGGTTATAATTTAAGAATATATTTAATTAATTTTATCAACAATATTAAAAATTTTAAAAATGAAAAATATCATAATTTTAGTTTCTTTTCTGTTTACGGCCTTGGCTGTAAATGCTCAGATGGACCAATTTACATTGAGAGTAGATGGTCTGGGATGTCCTTTTTGTGCTTATGGTCTTGAGAAAAAATTTAAAGATGTCAAAGGTATCAAGGATATTAAGATTGACATTCAGACCGGCAAAATGACATTTAATGTACCTGTGGCAACCATGTTGACATTGGAACAAGCTGATGACAGGGTAAATAAAGCCGGATATACAGCAAAAGCGATTTCTGTCCTGCGTGCTGATGGAAAAAAAGAGTCAATAGGTGATACGGAAGTTTCTATTGCACCCAAGGATATGAATGCAGGGGGCACCAAAAAATCTTTCAAAGTTTCAGGTAACTGTGAGATGTGCAAAGCACGTATCGACAAAGCAGCCAAAAGTGTAAAAGGTGTAACAAAAGCTGATTGGAACGTGGACACTAAAATACTTTCTGTTGAATTTGATGACCAAAAAACCAAACTTGTTGATATTCAGAAAGCGATAGCTAAAGTTGGCCATGACAATGCAGGAGCAAAGGCGGATGGTAAAGTATATGACAAGTTACCTGCCTGTTGCCAATATAAAAGATCTTAATTTTTTAAACCAACTTAATTTTCAATCACAATGAAAAATTTAAATATTAAATCTATAATTATCTTATTCACTTGTTTTTCAGTATTTGCCTGTAAAAATGCAAGTACGAATGTGAACAACAGCAATATCTGGACGTATAACAAAAGTATCAGTTTGGATAGTTTTGGTATAGTAGGCATAGCAAAAGCTGTAGAAGATGGTTTTCTTTGGCTGGCAGATGCAGACAATAATCAACTGGTAAGAATCTCTTCAGATGGACAGGTTGTAGAAACGGTAGAAGGATTTGACCGTCCTATGCATCTTATGTACCATGATGGCGCCATTTTGGTAGCAGAATATGGGGCGGATATCATCAGGAGCTTTCATCATAGTACTAAAGATACAATTGTTTTTTCAGAGAAATTTGATGCTCCGTCCGGAGTAGATTTTTTGGGAAGTAAAAAAGCCGTTGTAGATTTTTATAACCACAGGATTGTTTATACTGATGGTGAAAAAAATCTGACATTTGGTGAAAAAGGGGAAGGACCTGGTCAATTTACCTATCCGACGGATGTGCAGTTTTCAGGTGGCAAATTGTATGTAGCAGATGCATATAACCATAGAGTGCAGGTGTTTGATATGGAAGGGAAACATCTTCAGACTATCGGAGTGTCTGAGCAGATGAATGCCGCTACCGGAATTTTTGTGGATAGTAAATATCTTTATGTGACGGATTTTGAAAACAGCCGGATATTAATCTATGATTTGAAAGGTATGCTTATACAGATGATTGATCAAAATCTGGACAAACCTTCAGATGTTTTAGTAATGAATGATACTCTATATGTAGTGAATTATCATGGTAGATCCCTGGCATTGTTTACATTTGTACAGAAATAAGTCAAAAAAAACTCAGCCACCTTAGGTTGATTGCGGTTTCTGTTATATAGTTGCTGTAAAAATTAGTATTGCAGCTTGAATTAATTTAAAAATCTAAATCAAAAAAAAAAAATGAAATCAATATTTAATAGTTTTATGTTAGCAGTAATTACCTTAACATCAATGAGTTCATGTGATGCTCAAATCAATAATGTACAGTCTGCCGATGTAAAAGTATATGGTAATTGCGGAATGTGCAAAAAAAGAATTGAAAAAGCTGCGGCTGTCAGTGGTGAAGCTAAAGCTGTGTGGGACGTTGATACAGGTATCGCAACTATTACCATTGACTCTACCAAAACAACAATTGATGATGTCTTAAAACGTATTGCTGCTGCAGGTCATGACAGTGATCAATTCAGATCTGATGATGAAGTGTACAGCAACCTGCATGGCTGTTGTCAGTACGACAGACCTGAAAAGAAGATGGATTCACCGGATGATGAAGAATAATTTTATAAATTGTAAGATGCAATGACCTTTGTCTTCTTGCCTAATAAGGAATAGGGATTATCACTTTCCCAAATTATAAAGTTGCATTTGTTTTCGCAATCACATCTGAATGAAGATGAAGGCATAATGTTGAATTATTAATTACAATAATATGATTCTTTATATCAAAAATATGGTTTGTAACCGTTGTGTAATGGTCGTCGCAAATGAGTTGGAAAAACTTGGATTAAATCCATTTTCTATTTCAATGGGAGAAGTAGTATTTTTAGAAGAACTTGATTCAGCTGAGAAATTAAAGCTATTGAAAGCGTTACATAAAGTTGGATTTGATATTCTGGAAGACAAGGATGGTAAAACGATTGAGAAGATTAAAGCCTTAATAATAAATTTGGTGCAAAACGAAAGCAATGAGTTGGATGTAAAACTTTCTGTTTATCTTTCTGAGCAATTGAATCAGGACTATAACTCTTTGAGTAATTTATTTTCTGCGACAGAAGGAAAAACCATTGAAAAATATTTTATTCATCAAAAAATTGAAAAAGTAAAAGAATTATTGGTGTACGATGAACTTTCTTTAAGCGAAATAGCTTTTCAATTAAATTACTCAAGTGTTGCTTATTTAAGCAACCAGTTTAAGAAAGTAACTGGATTTACACCC
The genomic region above belongs to Saprospiraceae bacterium and contains:
- a CDS encoding DUF4372 domain-containing protein, producing the protein MDKDTTIKFVGQPIFAQIIKMVSKTVFSQLVSKHQSDRYYKEFKTWDHFVSLMFAILSRCDSIAEIIDGMVGLSGKLQYLSLGKVPAKSTFSDGMRKRSDKFFEDLYFALVKEYSSFLSDSKTLGKQFQQMLLIDSTTIRLFTEVLKGVGRNRKDDGKKKVELRYTWSSTPLNK
- a CDS encoding transposase, encoding MVINAFEQIGQFIAITPARTHDKKFLELLDVKPHSLMVFDRAYNHYLQFAKWSQNKVFFITRKKSNAKYTIVSTIENPSLKGKEHGVHKDQIIELQYKENKEEKYYA
- a CDS encoding transposase encodes the protein MAIQREQRRKVLRLRLITYYDEKGMPYAFLTNSFEELTAEEVAACYKKRWDIELLFKKLKQNFQLHYFYGENETAIKTQIWCTLIAQLLLTVIQKQNAPQKAFSTVACTVRIHLISMLDLVETVKAKNKYYEKEDPLVGQQDIFGNTLTSRRIRKRQKKKEDTRGHLQKSDENKKNTIDNQSVNSS
- a CDS encoding cation transporter → MKNIIILVSFLFTALAVNAQMDQFTLRVDGLGCPFCAYGLEKKFKDVKGIKDIKIDIQTGKMTFNVPVATMLTLEQADDRVNKAGYTAKAISVLRADGKKESIGDTEVSIAPKDMNAGGTKKSFKVSGNCEMCKARIDKAAKSVKGVTKADWNVDTKILSVEFDDQKTKLVDIQKAIAKVGHDNAGAKADGKVYDKLPACCQYKRS
- a CDS encoding NHL repeat-containing protein; its protein translation is MKNLNIKSIIILFTCFSVFACKNASTNVNNSNIWTYNKSISLDSFGIVGIAKAVEDGFLWLADADNNQLVRISSDGQVVETVEGFDRPMHLMYHDGAILVAEYGADIIRSFHHSTKDTIVFSEKFDAPSGVDFLGSKKAVVDFYNHRIVYTDGEKNLTFGEKGEGPGQFTYPTDVQFSGGKLYVADAYNHRVQVFDMEGKHLQTIGVSEQMNAATGIFVDSKYLYVTDFENSRILIYDLKGMLIQMIDQNLDKPSDVLVMNDTLYVVNYHGRSLALFTFVQK
- a CDS encoding heavy-metal-associated domain-containing protein, with product MKSIFNSFMLAVITLTSMSSCDAQINNVQSADVKVYGNCGMCKKRIEKAAAVSGEAKAVWDVDTGIATITIDSTKTTIDDVLKRIAAAGHDSDQFRSDDEVYSNLHGCCQYDRPEKKMDSPDDEE
- a CDS encoding helix-turn-helix transcriptional regulator, producing the protein MILYIKNMVCNRCVMVVANELEKLGLNPFSISMGEVVFLEELDSAEKLKLLKALHKVGFDILEDKDGKTIEKIKALIINLVQNESNELDVKLSVYLSEQLNQDYNSLSNLFSATEGKTIEKYFIHQKIEKVKELLVYDELSLSEIAFQLNYSSVAYLSNQFKKVTGFTPTYFKNLKEKIAGH